In Thermotoga sp. KOL6, the DNA window CATCATAAACGCAAGTAGAAAAAGAAGGATTGCAAAAGGTAGTGGTACCACTGTTCAAGATGTAAATAAACTCCTCAAGAGTTACGAGCAGATGAAACTTCTTATGAAGAGGATGAAAAAAGGAAAGTTCAAAATACCCTTTGGATTGTAGGGAGGTGTAGTTCGTGGTTAGGATAAGACTCACAAGGATGGGAAAAAGAAAACAACCCTTTTACAGAATTGTGGTCGTTGATAGCAGAAAAAGGAGAGATGGAGCGTACATTGAATCCCTCGGTTATTACAACCCTTTAAAAGAGGGAGAAATAAAGATTAACGTTGAAAAAGCAGTGGAATGGATTTTGAAAGGTGCTCAACCGAGCGATACGGTGAGGGACATTTTCAGAAAATTCGGAGTGATGAAAAGGGTACACGAGATAAAGTACGAGAAGAAAAAAGAAGAGGAGGCAACTTCTGAATGAAAGAGTTGGTGGAGAAAATACTTCGGGGAATAGTAAAACACCCCGAAGAAGTTGTTGTCATGGAATTCGAAGAAGAAGGAAAAAAAGTACTCGAAATAGTAGTGAACGAAGAAGACATTGGGCAAGTCATAGGTAAAGATGGTAGGACTATAAAATCTTTGAAAATCCTCCTGAGTGCCCTCATGGGTGATTCCAAAGAGATCACCATCAGGGTGGTCAGGTGAGAAAATGATAAAAACTCTTCAAGATTTGATCAACGAAAGAATACCGATCGGAAAAGTTGTGAATACGCACGGTTTGAAGGGAGAAGTGAAGCTTTTTCCCTACACGAATTCAGAGGAGATTTTGGGGAATCTCTCGGAAGTCGTTCTATACAACAAAGAGAAGAAGGTGTTTTATCATTTATCCGTAGAATCTATCAGGAGGATGAACAAACTTTTTCTTGTCAGATTCGATACTATCGATACAATAGAAGCAGCA includes these proteins:
- the rpsP gene encoding 30S ribosomal protein S16 — translated: MVRIRLTRMGKRKQPFYRIVVVDSRKRRDGAYIESLGYYNPLKEGEIKINVEKAVEWILKGAQPSDTVRDIFRKFGVMKRVHEIKYEKKKEEEATSE
- a CDS encoding KH domain-containing protein; this translates as MKELVEKILRGIVKHPEEVVVMEFEEEGKKVLEIVVNEEDIGQVIGKDGRTIKSLKILLSALMGDSKEITIRVVR